From Hoplias malabaricus isolate fHopMal1 chromosome 11, fHopMal1.hap1, whole genome shotgun sequence, a single genomic window includes:
- the zc3h18 gene encoding zinc finger CCCH domain-containing protein 18 isoform X2, whose translation MDTPESPTQSPQSPEEEEKGLSDSELLESPESPAEEDNGVSDSELLNDEDGGRGGESDFDDEDRVEVGGRAPEEISDEDDGNMDGVAKRGMHKQEQATTMMEERPYMSRSAEQEEEEEILETPRSPDPDTPEPEQDRPFTPIEEEQDNHRQEGEEDRRQAAVGFNMSHPGLEEDDDDDEEERRQRGVMVVSDLKDESSSVSRELDEHELDYDEEVPEEPNTALQEEEDTDKGPGEGDREADEEEKDNNPEERKRKTSERNPILPPDQSDTQPKKPEDLRGPERGRRDSFRDKKKDEDDGEIDEGEIDDDDLEEGEVKDPMDRKIRPRPICRFFMKGNCTWGMICRFIHPGVNDKGNYSLISKPDPFSPNGAPPGGTGPHPLMPSNPWTAPAIEELPPPPLPVEPPVESAWERGLRHAKEVLKKATIRKEQEPDFEEKRFNVTIGEDERDFDKENEFFRDRGYRITREIRDPGEMEFRDPLYSDPYADPYYDYEMEAFWRGGQYENFRVQYTETPLPYHYSDRERERDPRERHRERERERERDHRERERRQRERERERERERDKERQRRKEEWERDRLKRDEKEGRPRERPLREPREKKEEKDKPIKPRSPTSMPPRGPMDPPPKKETVPTVKRPDEWKDPWRRSKSPRRRPGLLGSPPRGRRRHRPSGSSVSLSNSSRSSSRSSSYTGSGSSRSRSRSHSHSSSASSYSSHSSQHSSFTGSRSRSRSYSSSPSPTPSAQRNTNKIKAEQPPGHPLKPGALPPPRRDKGHPKKIPSPLLPGQPGKPQKAFTDGSKPPSTREAGRQLPVREPGKPTNIREGRRKEHPPHKPRRRTLSGSVSGSGSSYSGSSSRSRSRSSSASLSHSRSGSRKSRSLSVSSVSSVSSASSSSSSARSADTDDMYADLASPVSSASSHSPTPGHPRKERGPPRERTSTRDREPEKDRGKLPKKDENFKDERKKVDPSDLPPKAESGVPRSGPGNRGHAMNAPPVGPPGAYGSHKDIKLTLVNKQADRSNRKRYFPADKERPTSPLNKRRALSPDRGRDRRMPGRSPLSPRMDSSRGQDSRLLPPQGERKRPLSPPPKSSGKGPAVSTGKSAAPVPATGSGSSSGKPSSTLSRREELLKQLKAVEDAIARKRAKIPGK comes from the exons ATGGACACCCCTGAGAGCCCCACCCAGTCTCCGCAGTCtcctgaggaggaggagaaaggcCTATCTGACAGTGAGCTGCTGGAGTCTCCAGAGTCACCTGCTGAGGAGGACAATGGAGTCTCGGACAGCGAGTTACTgaatgatgaggatggaggaagAGGTGGCGAATCAGACTTTGATGATGAAGATAGAGTTGAAGTAGGTGGGAGAGCTCCAGAGGAAATATCTGATGAAGATGACGGTAATATGGATGGTGTTGCAAAGAGAGGAATGCACAAACAGGAGCAGGCTACCACTATGATGGAAGAAAGACCATATATGAGCAGAAGTGCTGaacaggaagaagaagaagagatcCTGGAGACTCCCAGGTCACCAGACCCTGACACACCAGAGCCTGAACAGGACCGGCCCTTCACCCCTATTGAAGAAGAACAAGACAATCACAGACAAGAGGGGGAAGAGGACAGAAGACAGGCTGCTGTTGGCTTTAACATGAGTCACCCAGGGCTGGAAGAAGATGACGACGATGATGAGGAGGAAAGAAGACAGAGGGGGGTTATGGTAGTCAGTGATTTGAAGGATGAATCGTCATCTGTTTCTAGAGAGCTGGACGAGCATGAACTGGACTATGATGAAGAAGTGCCAGAGGAACCTAATACGGCTCTTCAAGAAGAGGAGGACACAGATAAAGGTCCTGGGGAGGGAGATAGAGAAGCAGATGAGGAGGAAAAAGACAACAATcctgaagagagaaaaagaaaaacgaGTGAAAGGAATCCAATCTTGCCACCTGACCAGAGTGACACTCAGCCAAAAAAACCTGAAGACCTAAGAGGCCCAGAAAGGGGCAGGAGAGATTCCTTTCGTGATAAAAAGAAAGATGAAGATGATGGTGAGATTGATGAAGGTGAAATCGAT GATGACGATCTTGAGGAAGGTGAGGTGAAGGACCCCATGGACAGGAAGATCCGACCTAGACCTATCTGCAGGTTCTTTATGAAAG GTAATTGCACCTGGGGTATGATCTGTAGGTTTATCCACCCTGGAGTCAATGATAAAGGCAACTACTCCCTCATCTCCAAACCAGATCCGTTCTCTCCAAATGGTGCACCCCCAGGAGGCACAGGACCTCATCCACTAATGCCCTCAAACCCCTGG ACTGCTCCTGCAATAGAGGAACttcctcctccccctcttccTGTGGAGCCTCCAGTGGAGAGTGCATGGGAGAGGGGACTCAGACATGCCAAAGAG GTTTTAAAGAAAGCCACAATCCGCAAAGAGCAGGAGCCTGACTTTGAGGAAAAACGCTTTAATGTAACCATTGGTGAAGATGAAAGAGATTTTGACAAAgaaaatgagttcttcagggaTCGAGGATATCGAATCACAAGGGAAATTAGAGATCCTGG TGAAATGGAATTTAGAGACCCACTATATAG TGACCCTTATGCTGATCCTTATTACGATTATGAAATGGAAGCTTTTTGGAGAGGTGGCCAGTATGAGAACTTCAGAGTGCAGTACACAGAGACCCCTCTACCTTACCACTACAGT GATCGAGAGCGTGAGCGAGACCCACGTGAGCGCCACCGTGAGCGGGAACGTGAGCGTGAGAGAGACCACCGTGAGCGGGAGCGCAGGCAAAGAGAACGTGAGCGGGAAAGAGAACGGGAGCGAGATAAAGAGAGGCAGCGCAGAAAAGAAGAGTGGGAGCGGGACCGCCTGAAACGAGATGAAAAAGAAGGAAGACCAAGAGAACGACCACTACGAGAGCCACGCgagaagaaagaggagaaggaCAAGCCTATTAAACCACGTTCACCAACCTCTATGCCTCCCAG GGGGCCTATGGATCCACCACCCAAGAAAGAGACAGTACCCACGGTGAAACGGCCGGATGAATGGAAGGATCCTTGGCGTAGGTCTAAGTCCCCCAGGCGACGGCCAGGGCTCTTGGGATCTCCGCCACGTGGGCGTAGACGGCACAGGCCCTCTGGCTCATCTGTCTCACTTTCTAACTCCTCTCG GTCTTCATCCCGGTCTTCTTCATACACAGGCTCTGGTTCCTCGCGTTCAAGGTCCCGCTCCCATTCACACTCTTCTTCCGCCAGCTCTTACTCCTCCCACTCCTCCCAGCACAGTTCTTTCACTGGAAGCCGATCCAG ATCCAGATCCTACTCATCATCTCCCTCCCCTACACCTTCAGCTCAGAGGAACACCAACAAGATTAAGGCAGAACAGCCTCCTGG CCACCCGCTGAAGCCTGGTGCACTGCCCCCTCCACGCAGGGACAAAGGCCATCCCAAGAAAATTCCCAGTCCATTACTGCCAGGCCAGCCAGGAAAGCCCCAAAAAGCCTTTACAGATGGAAGCAAACCTCCTAGCACTCGTGAGGCAGGCAGACAACTTCCAGTCCGTGAGCCAGGAAAACCCACCAACATAAGGGAAGGCAGAAGGAAAGAGCACCCACCACACAAACCTCGCAG GCGGACGCTAAGCGGCAGTGTGAGTGGAAGTGGCAGCAGTTACTCTGGCTCCAGCTCACGTTCAAGATCTCGATCGTCGTCTGCCTCCCTTTCTCATTCCAGATCTGGATCACGCAAATCAAG GTCCCTGTCAGTAAGCAGTGTTTCCTCAGTATCGTCTGCCTCCTCCAGTAGCAGCTCAGCACGGAGTGCCGACACTGATGATATGTATGCAGATCTTGCTAGCCCAGTCTCCTCAGCCAGCTCCCATTCCCCCACACCAGGCCACCCACGGAAGGAGCGTGGCCCACCACGAGAACGAACATCCACACGGGACAGGGAGCCTGAGAAAGACAGAG GAAAACTCCCCAAGAAGGATGAGAACTTTAAAGATGAGAGGAAGAAGGTTGACCCCTCTGACCTCCCACCTAAAGCTGAATCAGGTGTGCCAAGGTCTGGACCTGGAAATCGTGGACATGCAATGAATGCACCACCAGTGGGTCCTCCAGGGGCATATGGATCACATAAGGATATCAAACTTACTCTGGTCAATAAG CAGGCAGACAGAAGTAATAGAAAGCGGTACTTCCCTGCAGACAAAGAAAGGCCAACATCCCCTCTCAACAAGAGAAGAGCATTGTCTCCTGACAGAG GTCGAGACAGGAGGATGCCTGGACGCTCACCACTCTCACCAAGAATGGATAGTTCTAGAGGCCAGGATTCTCGGCTATTGCCGCCACAAGGTGAAAG GAAGCGTCCCCTGTCTCCACCACCTAAGTCCTCTGGGAAAGGCCCTGCTGTGTCGACAGGTAAGTCTGCTGCTCCAGTGCCAGCCACTGGCTCTGGCTCCAGCTCAGGGAAACCCAGCAGTACCCTGTCCCGACGTGAGGAGCTACTGAAGCAGCTTAAGGCTGTAGAGGATGCCATTGCTCGCAAAAGAGCCAAGATCCCCGGCAAGTAA